The proteins below are encoded in one region of Thioalbus denitrificans:
- a CDS encoding arsinothricin resistance N-acetyltransferase ArsN1 family A, giving the protein MFTRLARREDAGHIACIYNQVIEERSATFETEHRSLESILDWMEKAMPVVVVEADQAIAGFSACFPYRPRPCYQGVAEFCIYVQKEWRRQGAGTLALERLLTEAEQAGMWKMVARVFPENIAGLRLLERLGFRVVGTYQRHARLDDEWRDVHILEYLLSNARNGLTRPE; this is encoded by the coding sequence ATGTTCACACGCCTGGCCAGACGAGAGGATGCGGGGCATATCGCCTGCATCTACAACCAGGTCATCGAGGAGCGCTCCGCCACCTTCGAGACCGAGCACCGCAGCCTGGAGAGCATCCTGGACTGGATGGAGAAGGCGATGCCGGTCGTGGTGGTGGAGGCGGACCAGGCCATCGCCGGCTTCTCCGCCTGCTTTCCCTACCGCCCACGCCCCTGCTACCAGGGAGTCGCGGAGTTCTGCATCTACGTCCAGAAGGAATGGCGAAGACAGGGCGCCGGGACACTGGCTCTGGAGCGGCTGCTGACCGAGGCAGAGCAGGCCGGGATGTGGAAGATGGTCGCCCGGGTGTTCCCGGAGAACATCGCCGGCCTGCGGCTGCTGGAGCGCCTCGGCTTCCGGGTGGTCGGCACCTACCAGCGCCACGCCCGACTGGACGACGAGTGGCGCGACGTGCACATCCTGGAGTACCTCCTTTCCAATGCCCGCAACGGCCTGACCCGACCCGAGTAG
- a CDS encoding 5'-nucleotidase: MAVDLGDKLVVAISSRALFDLEESHRVFVEEGVEAYSRYQIEHEEVPLDPGMAFLLVRKLLAINTLSGDNPRVEVILLSRNSADTGLRVFNSIQHHGLTITRAAFSSGDPPYRYVAAFGAHLFLSAEPGDVRAALEAGCAAATIIPARTEHPDEGPPGPLRIAFDGDAVLFSDEAERVFKTEGLARFAESERSAARTPLAGGPFKNFLAALHRIQKEYPDPAHAPIRTALVTARSAPAHERVIRTLRAWDIRIDEAIFLGGMDKGEFLRVFGADIFFDDQQGHVESAARHVTAGHVPHGVANES, encoded by the coding sequence ATGGCCGTGGATCTCGGTGACAAGCTGGTGGTGGCGATCTCCTCGCGGGCGCTGTTCGACCTGGAGGAGAGCCATCGCGTGTTCGTGGAGGAGGGGGTGGAGGCCTACAGCCGCTACCAGATCGAGCACGAGGAGGTGCCACTGGATCCGGGCATGGCCTTCCTGCTGGTGCGCAAGCTGCTGGCCATCAACACCCTCTCCGGCGACAACCCGCGGGTGGAGGTGATTCTCCTCTCGCGCAACAGCGCCGACACCGGGCTACGGGTCTTCAACTCCATCCAGCACCACGGGCTGACCATCACCCGGGCCGCCTTCAGCAGCGGGGATCCGCCCTACCGGTACGTGGCCGCCTTCGGCGCCCACCTGTTCCTCTCCGCCGAGCCCGGCGACGTGCGTGCCGCCCTGGAGGCAGGCTGCGCCGCCGCCACCATCATTCCGGCGCGCACGGAGCATCCGGATGAGGGCCCGCCGGGGCCGCTGCGCATCGCCTTCGACGGCGACGCGGTACTGTTCTCCGACGAAGCGGAGCGGGTCTTCAAGACCGAGGGGCTGGCCCGGTTCGCCGAAAGCGAGCGCAGCGCGGCGCGCACCCCGCTCGCCGGGGGACCGTTCAAGAACTTCCTCGCCGCCCTGCACCGGATCCAGAAGGAGTACCCCGACCCGGCCCATGCGCCCATCCGCACCGCGCTGGTCACCGCCCGCTCGGCGCCGGCCCACGAGCGGGTCATCCGCACCCTGCGGGCCTGGGACATCCGCATCGACGAGGCCATCTTCCTCGGCGGCATGGACAAGGGGGAGTTCCTGCGGGTGTTCGGCGCCGACATCTTCTTCGACGATCAGCAGGGGCACGTGGAATCCGCCGCGCGGCACGTCACCGCGGGTCATGTCCCCCATGGCGTCGCCAACGAGTCATGA